The nucleotide window AGACGCTTCGGTCCTGCCAATGAAGTCAAAGAACGACTTCACTGTCAGGCCCTCCAGCGCTTGTCGGGGCTGAACAAGGCGCTTGCGCTTTTTGTTCTATCGAACATTTACTTATTCTGTTTGAAGAAATCGATGAACGCTTGATAAAACTCTACACCCTGATAAAACATAAAGCTGAACGCTGTCAGGGAAAAGAACCCAATCATTAAGAATCGAAACCACATATCCATTCCTCCTTGATTTTTTATTCTGATCATCAAGGAGACTTAATCACATAATTCGATTGGAAAAAGACTGCCGTCAAGAATGAAAATTGGCTTCCAAATTTTATTACTCTGTGATTAATTTGTGTGAAAGTGATAGTTGAAATAAGAAGAACGAATACATTCAGGATGAAAAGGGTTTTTTTATCATCCAAATCAGGACCTGGCAGTTGTTCATGGACTTGTTCCATGGGAAGGATGACTTTTGATTTGGCGTCTACTGCTAGGTTTTTTTGTGCAGGAAGGGTTCCGTGAGCAAGTAAAAACAGGATAAACAGGCTGAGCGCGGACATAGTCAGCTTTTTCACGGTTCTCACTCCCCTTGAAAAGTAATAACACTATCGTATAACAATATATGCGTAGTGGAAACAAAAAAGTTTTGACATTTTTCTCAGAATAAAAAAACAGGCACCGTATCATAGCCAGTGCCTGCTCCAATTATTGCTTTCTCAAGTTTCCTAGCTCTTCAGCGATTGCCTGCATTTCATTCGGGCTGAAGGTGTTTTTTCGCATGATCATATCAAAGATTTCCTTGAGTTCTTCATACATCTCGCCGTCAAAATGTGTCGACTTGATTGCGCCGAGGTTCATGACATTCAATTTTTCCTTGATTTTTTCAATCATGTAGTCAACGTTTTCAGGGGAATTTTTAGTTAAGTCCACGCCGTTCATCCTTTCAATGGTTGTACAACCATCTTTCCATGTCCGTCAAAAAAAGTCAATTACAAATCCGGCGCCAGTTGACGCCGGATTTGTCATTATGCACTTAACGATTTTTCCTCTTTTTTCTCTTCCTTGATCGTGTTCAAAATTTTCCTTGTTTCCACTACAACAACGCCGGACAATCCGAGAAGTCCAATCAGGTTCGGGAATGCCATCAGGCCATTCATCACATCGGCGACACCCCAAACGATTTCAAGCTGGGAAATCGCACCGACGAACACAGCAGCGACAAATGCGATGCGGTAGTATAAAATCACATTTTTGCTGAAGAGATAGGAGAAGCATTTTTCCCCGTAATAAGACCAGCCGATGATCGTTGATGAAGCGAAGAACAACAGCCCAATCGCCACAATTACTGAACCTGACTGGCCAAGGAACTTGTCAAAGGTCGCTGAGGTCAGGTCAGCTGCCGTCGTATCGCCCGTATACAAACCGCCCATGACGATGGTGATTCCGGTGATTGAGCAGATGACGATTGTATCGATGAACACCTGGGTCATCG belongs to Mesobacillus sp. AQ2 and includes:
- a CDS encoding DUF1128 domain-containing protein; this translates as MDLTKNSPENVDYMIEKIKEKLNVMNLGAIKSTHFDGEMYEELKEIFDMIMRKNTFSPNEMQAIAEELGNLRKQ